The following are encoded in a window of Clostridium thermarum genomic DNA:
- a CDS encoding head fiber protein — protein MMSYNTKNHREQGGDRIIIQGELVIAEGGKLLFNEHQLKPAAFQEASTATTVADAVADLNTLIAKLKAAGLMASE, from the coding sequence ATGATGAGTTATAATACAAAAAACCATAGGGAGCAAGGCGGGGATAGAATCATTATCCAGGGTGAGCTTGTAATCGCAGAAGGCGGAAAGCTCCTTTTTAATGAGCATCAGCTAAAACCTGCTGCTTTTCAAGAAGCAAGCACAGCAACCACCGTGGCAGACGCAGTAGCAGACTTAAATACTTTAATTGCAAAGCTTAAAGCAGCAGGCCTTATGGCCAGTGAATAA
- a CDS encoding head-tail connector protein, translating into MGPLIVTLEETKLWLRVEHSDEDALIESFIAAAEELVEGILRFPLSEFEVSIPEAIKYAVFFTVSKFYEERNELNMEEINSVLKALLFSYRKVDW; encoded by the coding sequence GTGGGCCCATTGATCGTCACCCTTGAGGAAACTAAATTATGGCTTAGGGTGGAGCATTCTGATGAAGATGCACTCATTGAAAGTTTTATAGCTGCAGCGGAGGAACTTGTGGAAGGCATCCTCCGCTTTCCTTTAAGCGAATTTGAGGTCAGTATTCCAGAAGCCATAAAATATGCTGTTTTCTTTACTGTATCCAAGTTTTATGAAGAAAGAAACGAACTGAATATGGAAGAAATCAATTCAGTTTTGAAAGCCCTTCTTTTTTCATACAGAAAGGTGGACTGGTAA
- a CDS encoding phage head closure protein — MKIGEFRHRISVRKPVVEVSENGFEVEAYETYKTLWAKVANLHGKEYFEAAAIQKEKTVKFIVRAIKSIDENMKIEFNGKLYNITFIDNIKYENKYMEIKALEVDDDG; from the coding sequence ATGAAAATAGGCGAGTTTAGACACCGCATCAGCGTCAGAAAGCCAGTGGTTGAAGTGAGCGAGAATGGATTTGAGGTGGAAGCCTATGAGACTTATAAAACGCTGTGGGCAAAGGTTGCAAATCTGCATGGCAAGGAGTACTTTGAAGCGGCAGCCATACAAAAGGAAAAAACAGTCAAATTCATCGTCAGAGCTATAAAGAGCATTGATGAAAATATGAAGATAGAGTTTAATGGAAAGCTCTATAACATTACTTTCATTGACAATATCAAGTATGAAAATAAGTACATGGAAATCAAAGCACTGGAGGTGGATGACGATGGTTAA
- a CDS encoding HK97-gp10 family putative phage morphogenesis protein, whose product MVKIEIEGMQELIDKVNKLGAKGDEIKKNALDKAGKLVKETMEKKAPRSKENKKHMADNIKVSDIERSNGIDFVKIGPDKGDVSEFYYSKFTEWGTSKIPAQHWASKSVKENQRGINQIIKEELERGLRELD is encoded by the coding sequence ATGGTTAAGATTGAAATAGAAGGCATGCAGGAATTGATTGATAAAGTGAATAAACTGGGGGCCAAGGGTGATGAAATCAAGAAAAATGCCCTTGATAAAGCAGGAAAGCTTGTGAAAGAAACCATGGAGAAGAAAGCGCCAAGATCTAAAGAAAATAAGAAGCATATGGCGGATAATATTAAAGTTTCAGATATTGAGAGAAGCAACGGGATAGATTTTGTAAAGATTGGCCCGGATAAAGGGGACGTTTCTGAGTTTTACTATTCAAAGTTTACAGAGTGGGGAACATCCAAAATACCTGCACAGCACTGGGCATCAAAGTCTGTAAAAGAAAATCAGAGGGGAATCAATCAAATCATAAAAGAAGAGCTTGAAAGGGGGCTTAGGGAGCTTGATTAA
- a CDS encoding major tail protein produces MARQIGLKDIHIALLTKDDATGATYAAPSKLERAISAKLTPKSNTENIYSDDTVEDIITAFEGVDVEIEINQLSLESRAKLQGSKVVKGVLIESKDDIVPTIALGFKSKKNNGKYRYVWLLKGKFELATDEYDTEGEKPQPKSAKLKGTFFARDFDGNYRFIADEDAAGIDPTIISGWFTAVPDEPVETP; encoded by the coding sequence ATGGCTAGACAAATTGGTCTTAAGGATATTCATATTGCTTTGCTTACGAAAGACGACGCTACTGGCGCCACCTACGCTGCTCCTTCAAAGCTTGAAAGAGCAATAAGTGCAAAGCTGACTCCAAAATCCAATACGGAAAACATTTATTCAGATGATACGGTGGAAGATATCATTACAGCATTTGAAGGCGTAGATGTTGAAATTGAAATCAATCAGCTTTCTCTTGAAAGCAGAGCAAAGCTCCAAGGCTCTAAGGTTGTAAAAGGGGTTCTGATTGAAAGCAAAGACGATATCGTGCCTACTATAGCCCTTGGGTTTAAGTCCAAGAAGAACAACGGCAAATACCGCTATGTGTGGCTGCTCAAAGGAAAATTCGAGCTTGCTACAGATGAATATGACACAGAAGGAGAAAAGCCTCAGCCTAAAAGTGCAAAGCTAAAAGGGACTTTCTTTGCGAGAGATTTTGATGGCAATTATCGATTTATTGCTGATGAAGATGCGGCAGGAATTGATCCTACCATTATTTCAGGGTGGTTTACAGCAGTCCCAGATGAGCCAGTTGAAACCCCATAG
- a CDS encoding tail assembly chaperone: MKASELKNKGIKFKIGDEEYELKFNMNTFCELEEVYGDLNKAFEDLQNMKVKAIRALIYAAVKTEDDTVTLKGIGEKLELKDLEALGTGINKALETSMPEAEGKVGE; the protein is encoded by the coding sequence TTGAAAGCATCTGAACTCAAAAACAAAGGGATTAAATTTAAAATAGGCGATGAAGAGTATGAGCTTAAATTCAACATGAATACGTTCTGCGAGCTTGAAGAAGTGTATGGTGATCTCAACAAGGCATTTGAAGATCTTCAAAATATGAAGGTGAAAGCGATCCGAGCGCTGATCTATGCAGCGGTTAAAACCGAAGATGATACCGTCACACTAAAAGGCATTGGGGAGAAACTTGAACTTAAGGACTTAGAAGCATTAGGCACAGGCATTAACAAAGCCCTTGAGACTTCCATGCCTGAGGCAGAAGGTAAAGTGGGGGAATAG